One window of the Chryseobacterium camelliae genome contains the following:
- a CDS encoding helix-turn-helix domain-containing protein, whose translation MNNYFFDLIEHTNRSVFLTGKAGTGKTTFLNDFVKKTRKKHIVVAPTGIAAINAGGVTIHSMFGLPLRTFLPTTDRIDGSMANNIADLMPHFKYRKDKLKLLREVEVIIIDEVSMLRADVLDMMDFSLRFIRRNTQRFGGVQMLFIGDLYQLPPVVRDEHLLRQYYKSPFFFDSHAIKDIPLITIELTKVYRQSDEQFLDILNAIRDGDVANIDFSLLNQRYDPGFKAGEDSYVYLCSHNKMADEINQEKLAEIKVDATTYEAKLFGEFKENQFPNDQFLELKPGAQIMFIRNDVSPDKRYFNGKLGEIASLDDNEIKVILEGSEREITVKREVWEQKKYFLDTDKSIKEEVLGSFEQFPVKLAWAVTIHKSQGLTFDRVIIDAGKSFTAGQVYVALSRCRTLEGIVLKSEITPEVIFKDNRILQFQGETHANDHVESILNKEKYDYSIRKVLRTLDCLWFLQEAEEWNKRSVATKSIDHVKASQLYTQIKHEIVTLGKVFEKLERIIFKKVDSFISQQEEWAEIESKAKGAVNFFFTETRDKIFSPLKDFYAEIKGVKGLKQYNEDFKSWLEDTEEYLNSLKDIHLLETRLLDEKNDKEVSMKIAKVPSQVLTFQLFEEGKTISEIALERGLVKETVIGHLAKFAEQGLLDISRVITSDKIKAFEEIFKTDPKETLTEWKNALPSHFEFNEIRILINHFNYFKEKSKKG comes from the coding sequence ATGAACAATTATTTTTTCGACTTAATAGAGCATACCAACAGAAGTGTCTTTCTTACAGGAAAAGCAGGAACAGGGAAAACCACTTTCCTCAATGATTTTGTAAAAAAGACGCGGAAAAAGCATATTGTAGTGGCCCCGACAGGCATTGCAGCCATTAATGCAGGCGGAGTCACCATCCACTCCATGTTCGGTCTTCCACTGAGGACATTTCTGCCCACTACAGACCGTATAGACGGTAGCATGGCCAATAATATTGCAGACCTTATGCCGCATTTCAAATACCGGAAAGATAAGCTGAAGCTGCTGAGGGAAGTGGAAGTGATCATCATTGATGAGGTATCGATGCTGCGTGCCGACGTACTGGATATGATGGATTTTTCATTGCGGTTCATCAGGAGGAACACCCAACGGTTCGGCGGCGTACAGATGCTGTTTATCGGCGACCTGTACCAGTTGCCGCCCGTAGTACGCGATGAGCATCTTTTGAGGCAATATTACAAGTCCCCTTTCTTTTTTGACAGCCATGCCATCAAGGATATTCCACTGATCACCATCGAACTCACCAAAGTGTACCGGCAGTCCGATGAACAGTTCCTGGATATCCTAAATGCCATCCGGGACGGTGATGTGGCCAATATCGATTTCAGTCTCTTGAACCAGAGATACGACCCCGGTTTCAAAGCAGGGGAAGATTCATACGTATACCTTTGTTCACATAATAAAATGGCGGACGAAATCAACCAGGAAAAACTGGCGGAGATCAAAGTGGATGCTACTACTTATGAAGCCAAGCTGTTTGGTGAATTTAAGGAGAACCAGTTTCCGAATGACCAGTTCCTGGAGCTGAAGCCCGGTGCACAGATCATGTTCATCCGCAACGATGTTTCTCCGGATAAAAGGTACTTCAACGGTAAGCTGGGAGAAATTGCCTCACTGGACGACAATGAGATTAAAGTCATCCTGGAAGGTAGTGAACGCGAAATTACCGTGAAGAGGGAAGTCTGGGAGCAGAAAAAATATTTCCTAGATACGGACAAAAGCATCAAGGAAGAAGTTCTGGGAAGCTTTGAGCAGTTCCCGGTTAAGCTCGCCTGGGCGGTAACCATTCATAAAAGCCAGGGGCTTACATTTGACAGGGTCATCATAGATGCTGGAAAAAGCTTTACGGCCGGCCAGGTATATGTGGCGTTATCCCGTTGCAGGACGCTGGAAGGTATTGTATTGAAATCTGAAATTACACCTGAAGTTATTTTTAAGGACAACAGGATTCTGCAGTTTCAGGGAGAAACCCATGCCAATGACCATGTAGAGTCGATCCTGAATAAAGAAAAATACGATTACAGCATCCGGAAAGTACTGCGTACCTTAGACTGCCTCTGGTTCTTACAGGAAGCCGAAGAATGGAACAAACGTTCCGTAGCGACCAAAAGCATCGACCATGTAAAGGCCAGCCAGCTGTATACCCAGATCAAACATGAAATCGTAACCCTTGGAAAGGTTTTTGAGAAACTGGAAAGGATTATTTTCAAAAAAGTGGACAGCTTCATCAGCCAGCAGGAAGAATGGGCAGAAATTGAAAGCAAGGCTAAAGGTGCCGTAAATTTTTTCTTTACGGAAACCCGAGATAAAATATTCAGCCCTCTGAAAGACTTCTACGCGGAAATAAAAGGGGTAAAAGGCCTGAAACAATATAATGAAGATTTTAAAAGCTGGCTTGAAGATACTGAAGAATACCTGAACAGCCTGAAAGATATCCATCTGCTGGAAACCCGGCTGCTGGATGAGAAAAATGACAAGGAAGTCAGTATGAAAATCGCAAAGGTCCCGTCGCAGGTACTCACGTTCCAGCTATTCGAGGAAGGCAAAACCATTTCGGAAATTGCGCTGGAAAGAGGATTGGTGAAAGAAACAGTGATCGGGCATCTGGCGAAGTTTGCAGAACAGGGGTTACTGGATATTTCAAGAGTAATTACCTCGGATAAGATCAAAGCTTTTGAAGAAATCTTTAAAACGGATCCGAAAGAAACCTTGACAGAATGGAAAAATGCGCTTCCCAGCCACTTTGAATTCAATGAAATCAGAATTCTGATCAATCATTTCAATTATTTTAAAGAGAAGAGCAAGAAGGGATAA
- a CDS encoding M4 family metallopeptidase: MRIKFILASSVAVSSFVFAQTIPSKLVPSKDGLHAEFMRFEKDRPAFQGNPVLFDESSQRLTAAQGRKLGFEKDQLGYETHRFQQTLNDIPVEYGMMAVQTKDGKIVGESGKWIVKMPKNLEKSAKISESIALQNALAFVGAESYKWQNKEEEDFIRRESDDTNASFAPKGEIVYYSDPADEKMNDLRLAYKFDIYAEKPVSRQYVFVDAKDGKILGIDAIIHDVNTPGTAVTAYSGTRSIMTDSYNGSYRLRETGRNGGTAVQTFDLKRGTNYSSAVDFTDTDNSWNNVNSNKDQYATDAHWGAEMTVDYLYTKFGRKSIDNNHFAIKSYVHYSTNYFNAFWDGSRMTYGDGSSSTNGGKPLTALDVCGHEIAHGMTSKTANLAYQRESGALNEGFSDIFGNSIELWARPTQASWKLGEDFSYVIRDMADPNAYGQPDTYLGKYWKATTTSGCSNPTQSNDYCGVHTNSGVLNFWYYLLVTGGSGTNDKGFAYNVTGIGLDKAAAIAYRTLTTYLTSSSTYMNARTYSLQAAADLYGAGGTEVTQVTNAWNAVGVGGGTSAAGKMAAPDALLYTISPNPATDRFTVSFEGKEGSGIVELMSLTGKREISEKVKTTDGMNRLEIQLPGNMLPGIYIVTVNGQKAGNLIKK, encoded by the coding sequence ATGAGAATTAAATTTATTTTAGCGTCAAGTGTTGCAGTATCTTCATTTGTTTTTGCTCAGACTATTCCGTCAAAACTGGTTCCTTCTAAAGATGGCCTTCATGCGGAATTTATGCGGTTTGAAAAAGACCGGCCCGCTTTCCAGGGAAATCCTGTACTATTTGATGAATCTTCTCAGAGGCTTACTGCAGCTCAGGGCCGGAAGCTGGGATTTGAAAAAGACCAGCTGGGATATGAAACCCACCGGTTCCAGCAGACCCTTAATGATATTCCTGTAGAATACGGAATGATGGCTGTACAGACCAAAGATGGCAAAATTGTGGGAGAATCCGGAAAATGGATTGTTAAGATGCCCAAAAACCTGGAGAAAAGTGCTAAAATTTCCGAAAGCATCGCTTTGCAGAATGCTCTGGCCTTTGTAGGTGCCGAATCCTACAAATGGCAGAATAAGGAAGAAGAAGATTTCATCAGGAGAGAATCGGATGATACAAATGCAAGCTTTGCTCCAAAAGGGGAAATCGTTTACTATTCAGATCCTGCCGATGAGAAAATGAATGATCTGAGGCTGGCTTATAAATTTGACATTTATGCTGAAAAGCCAGTAAGCCGGCAATATGTTTTTGTAGATGCAAAAGATGGAAAAATATTAGGCATTGATGCGATCATCCATGACGTAAATACTCCGGGAACGGCTGTCACGGCGTATAGCGGAACCAGAAGCATCATGACCGATTCTTACAACGGAAGCTACCGTTTAAGAGAAACCGGAAGAAACGGGGGGACAGCAGTACAGACTTTTGATTTGAAAAGAGGAACCAACTATTCTTCTGCAGTAGACTTCACGGACACGGACAACAGCTGGAATAACGTCAACAGTAATAAGGATCAGTATGCTACTGATGCACATTGGGGGGCAGAAATGACCGTGGACTACCTATACACGAAATTCGGAAGGAAAAGTATCGATAACAATCATTTTGCTATAAAGTCCTATGTACATTATTCTACCAATTATTTTAATGCATTCTGGGATGGTTCCAGAATGACATATGGTGACGGAAGTTCTTCTACAAACGGCGGAAAACCGTTGACGGCTCTGGATGTTTGTGGCCATGAAATCGCTCACGGAATGACTTCCAAAACAGCCAACCTGGCATACCAGAGAGAATCCGGAGCATTGAATGAAGGTTTCTCGGATATTTTCGGGAATTCAATAGAGCTTTGGGCAAGACCCACGCAGGCGAGTTGGAAACTGGGAGAAGATTTCAGTTATGTGATACGGGATATGGCTGATCCAAATGCATACGGCCAACCCGATACTTACCTTGGGAAATATTGGAAAGCGACAACTACGTCAGGGTGCTCAAATCCTACCCAATCGAATGATTACTGTGGGGTTCATACCAATTCCGGGGTACTTAATTTCTGGTATTATTTATTGGTAACCGGAGGAAGCGGAACAAATGATAAAGGGTTTGCCTACAATGTTACGGGAATCGGACTGGACAAAGCGGCTGCTATAGCGTACCGGACGCTGACCACCTATCTTACTTCTTCTTCCACATATATGAATGCCAGAACCTATTCTCTTCAGGCAGCAGCCGATCTCTATGGCGCAGGAGGGACTGAAGTTACCCAGGTTACCAATGCCTGGAATGCCGTAGGTGTAGGCGGCGGAACCTCAGCTGCCGGAAAAATGGCAGCTCCGGATGCGCTGCTTTACACTATAAGCCCAAATCCTGCCACGGATAGATTTACCGTGTCATTTGAAGGTAAGGAAGGAAGTGGCATAGTTGAACTGATGAGCTTAACAGGAAAAAGGGAAATTTCCGAAAAGGTTAAAACAACGGATGGTATGAACAGGCTGGAAATCCAGCTTCCGGGTAATATGCTTCCCGGAATATATATCGTTACCGTAAACGGACAGAAAGCAGGGAATTTAATTAAGAAATAA
- a CDS encoding NADPH-dependent FMN reductase has product MSSGTKILIIIGSASENSSNQRLMDQILEKTGHVNFLMYDNLSILPHFDTALTDDHTPAEVLKIREDIRNSAGVIFSTPEYIFSIPGRLKNVLEWCVSTTVFSEKPVAVITASANGEKGHEELLLILKTLGAVADDKHQALIKGIKGKFDHNGLLESNTFAKVSKLVTDFITSVS; this is encoded by the coding sequence ATGTCTTCCGGAACTAAAATCCTTATTATAATTGGAAGTGCTTCTGAAAATTCCAGCAACCAGAGACTGATGGATCAGATACTAGAAAAAACAGGCCATGTAAATTTTCTGATGTATGATAACCTGTCTATCCTTCCTCATTTTGATACAGCATTAACGGATGATCATACTCCGGCAGAAGTCCTGAAAATCAGAGAAGATATCAGGAATTCAGCAGGGGTCATCTTTTCCACACCGGAATATATTTTCAGTATCCCGGGAAGATTAAAAAACGTATTGGAATGGTGTGTATCTACAACGGTTTTTTCAGAAAAACCGGTTGCTGTGATCACTGCTTCTGCCAATGGAGAAAAAGGCCATGAAGAGCTGTTATTGATTTTAAAGACCCTGGGTGCTGTAGCAGATGATAAACATCAGGCATTAATAAAAGGAATAAAAGGCAAATTTGACCACAATGGATTACTGGAAAGTAATACCTTTGCCAAAGTATCAAAATTAGTAACAGACTTCATAACTTCTGTTTCATAA
- a CDS encoding LLM class flavin-dependent oxidoreductase, which translates to MKNFELSVLDLAPVKQGKTIHDTFQDSLSLANYAENLNYKRFWLAEHHNMESIASSATSVLIGFIANGTKKIRVGSGGIMLPNHSSLVIAEQFGTLESLFPGRIDLGLGRAPGTDGLTAQALGRNPMTINEQFPRQILELQTYFSKENSGAMVRAIPGEGLDIPLYILGSSTDSAWLAAELGLPYAFAGHFAPEQMEMAFKIYRQHFQPSRQLKQPYIIACVNGVAASTSEEARTISTTLYQAFINIIRNDRKPFAPPVEDMDDIWSPMEKSMVLQKLKYTLIGNQTEIEDQLRSFQERFEADELMVNAHIYDHQKRLESYHIFSEAKNSVLGV; encoded by the coding sequence ATGAAAAATTTTGAATTATCCGTGCTGGACCTTGCCCCTGTCAAACAGGGAAAAACCATCCATGATACTTTTCAGGACAGTTTATCGCTGGCCAACTATGCGGAAAACCTTAACTATAAAAGATTCTGGCTTGCCGAACACCATAATATGGAAAGCATTGCCAGTTCTGCCACTTCGGTGCTCATTGGCTTTATTGCCAACGGGACAAAAAAAATAAGAGTCGGTTCCGGCGGCATTATGCTCCCGAACCACAGTTCACTGGTTATTGCTGAACAATTCGGTACTCTGGAATCTCTTTTTCCGGGAAGGATTGACCTGGGACTGGGGAGAGCTCCGGGAACAGACGGTTTGACAGCCCAGGCTCTGGGAAGAAATCCTATGACGATCAATGAACAATTTCCAAGACAGATCCTTGAATTGCAGACTTACTTTTCGAAGGAGAACTCAGGGGCAATGGTCAGGGCTATTCCCGGGGAAGGCCTGGATATCCCATTGTATATTTTGGGCTCCAGTACAGACAGTGCATGGCTTGCAGCTGAGCTCGGACTGCCATACGCTTTTGCCGGACATTTTGCCCCGGAGCAGATGGAAATGGCATTTAAAATTTACAGGCAGCACTTCCAGCCGTCGCGCCAGTTGAAACAACCGTATATAATTGCCTGTGTTAACGGAGTTGCCGCATCCACTTCGGAAGAAGCGCGTACGATTTCTACAACACTGTATCAGGCATTTATCAATATCATCAGAAATGATAGAAAACCATTTGCCCCGCCGGTAGAAGATATGGATGATATCTGGTCACCGATGGAAAAATCCATGGTCCTGCAGAAACTGAAATATACGCTCATTGGCAATCAAACTGAAATTGAGGACCAGCTCCGAAGCTTTCAGGAAAGGTTTGAAGCAGATGAGCTGATGGTGAATGCCCATATTTATGACCATCAGAAAAGGCTTGAGTCTTATCATATTTTCAGTGAGGCAAAAAACTCTGTATTGGGCGTATAA
- a CDS encoding NifU family protein, protein MRTIIIEPTENPKVMKFVTDYTLIPGSLELDRNSDILEIPLAQELFNYPFVERIFITANFVAVAKQDTIEWEHVVESLKNVIEDELLANPRIYLQKKKEMYQIYAEMTPNPNVMKFVSNKLLLDGFAEVKSRQEAEGVPLAQAIYKEFDFVSEVFISDNFVAVTRNNSVEWHEVMMAVRALIAEYLQNGGEISRLEPQKHENPVEKIINRDYTDDEQKISDILNEYVAPAVENDGGKISLMEYDQDSKTARMLLQGACSGCPSSTATLKNGIENILKQFVPDLVERVEAVNG, encoded by the coding sequence ATGCGTACAATAATTATAGAGCCAACCGAAAACCCGAAAGTGATGAAATTCGTTACGGATTACACGTTGATCCCGGGGTCTTTAGAGCTGGACAGAAATTCAGATATATTGGAAATCCCCCTTGCCCAGGAACTGTTCAATTATCCTTTTGTAGAAAGGATTTTTATTACCGCCAATTTTGTGGCTGTAGCCAAACAGGATACGATAGAATGGGAACATGTGGTGGAAAGCCTTAAAAACGTGATTGAGGACGAATTGCTGGCCAATCCGAGAATATACCTCCAGAAGAAAAAGGAAATGTACCAGATCTATGCGGAGATGACGCCTAATCCTAATGTAATGAAGTTTGTCTCTAACAAACTTCTTTTGGACGGTTTTGCTGAAGTAAAATCCAGGCAAGAAGCTGAAGGTGTTCCTTTAGCCCAGGCGATTTACAAAGAATTTGATTTTGTTTCCGAGGTTTTTATTTCCGATAATTTCGTGGCCGTGACGAGAAACAATTCTGTGGAATGGCATGAGGTGATGATGGCTGTCCGTGCCCTGATTGCCGAATACCTTCAGAATGGTGGTGAAATCTCCCGTCTGGAACCTCAGAAACATGAAAACCCGGTAGAAAAAATTATCAACAGGGATTACACTGATGATGAGCAGAAAATATCCGACATCCTGAATGAATATGTTGCTCCCGCAGTAGAAAATGACGGCGGAAAAATCTCCCTGATGGAATATGACCAGGACAGCAAAACAGCAAGGATGCTTTTACAGGGTGCGTGCTCAGGATGCCCGAGTTCTACGGCTACCCTGAAAAACGGTATTGAAAACATCCTGAAACAGTTTGTACCTGATCTGGTAGAAAGAGTGGAAGCAGTTAACGGATAA
- the hemH gene encoding ferrochelatase produces MNKKGILLVNLGSPKSTAVDDVREYLDEFLMDEKVIDYRWIFRAFLVRGIILNTRPAKSAAAYKTVWTDQGSPLIVITEKIQKKLQERYDIPVEIGMRYAQPSIESGIRKLVDQGVSEIVLFPLYPQYAMSTTETVIEKAEEVRKKNFPEVKISYIQPFYNREIYISCLAESIREKLPEHFDALQFSYHGVPERHIYKTDPTKTCNLNDCCSRESNPSHQFCYRHQCYKTTNDVIQKLGLPKEKTIVSFQSRLGKDKWIEPYTDETLETIPKKGVKTLAVVCPAFVSDCLETLEEISVEGKEQFMHAGGENFHYIPCLNDEDRWIDVIQTLCDEKLNEFYLV; encoded by the coding sequence TTGAATAAGAAAGGAATTTTACTGGTCAACCTCGGTTCACCGAAATCCACAGCCGTTGATGACGTAAGGGAATATCTTGATGAATTTCTCATGGATGAAAAGGTGATTGATTACCGTTGGATCTTCCGTGCTTTTCTGGTAAGGGGTATTATCCTGAATACAAGGCCGGCAAAATCTGCTGCTGCCTACAAGACCGTCTGGACAGATCAGGGTTCCCCGTTGATCGTTATTACAGAAAAAATTCAGAAAAAACTGCAGGAACGGTATGATATCCCAGTGGAAATCGGGATGAGGTATGCCCAGCCAAGCATTGAGTCCGGAATCCGCAAGCTTGTGGACCAGGGAGTTTCGGAAATTGTTCTTTTCCCATTATATCCGCAGTATGCAATGAGTACTACGGAAACGGTCATTGAAAAAGCGGAAGAAGTAAGGAAAAAGAATTTTCCGGAGGTGAAAATCAGCTATATACAGCCGTTTTATAACAGAGAGATCTATATCAGCTGTTTGGCAGAAAGTATCCGCGAGAAATTGCCTGAACATTTTGATGCATTACAGTTTTCTTATCACGGAGTTCCAGAAAGGCATATTTATAAGACCGACCCTACCAAGACCTGCAATCTTAACGACTGCTGTTCAAGGGAAAGCAATCCGAGCCACCAGTTCTGCTACCGCCATCAGTGTTATAAAACTACGAATGACGTCATTCAAAAACTTGGGCTGCCGAAAGAAAAAACCATCGTCTCTTTCCAGTCGAGGCTGGGCAAAGACAAATGGATTGAGCCATATACGGATGAAACCCTGGAAACCATTCCTAAAAAAGGAGTGAAAACCTTAGCCGTAGTATGTCCTGCTTTTGTATCCGACTGCCTGGAAACCCTTGAAGAGATTTCCGTTGAGGGTAAAGAACAGTTCATGCATGCGGGCGGAGAAAATTTCCATTATATCCCATGCCTTAATGATGAAGACCGGTGGATTGATGTCATTCAAACCCTATGCGATGAAAAGCTGAATGAATTTTATCTGGTATAA
- a CDS encoding gamma carbonic anhydrase family protein: protein MAIIRELLGKIPQIGEDTFLAETATVIGNVTMGKECSIWYNAVIRGDVHYIRMGDKVNVQDNAMLHCTYEKHPLNIGNNVSIGHNAIVHGCTIKDNVLIGMGAIVMDECLVEENSIVGAGSVVTQGTHIKSGEVWGGVPARKIKDISAALLEGEVNRIADNYVKYSSWYKE from the coding sequence ATGGCAATTATAAGAGAACTTTTAGGCAAAATTCCTCAGATCGGGGAAGATACTTTTCTGGCAGAAACAGCAACCGTTATCGGAAATGTGACCATGGGCAAAGAATGCAGCATCTGGTACAATGCCGTTATACGGGGTGATGTACATTATATCAGGATGGGAGATAAAGTCAATGTGCAGGACAATGCCATGCTGCACTGCACCTATGAAAAGCACCCGCTGAATATCGGGAACAATGTTTCCATCGGCCATAATGCCATTGTGCACGGATGTACCATAAAGGATAACGTACTAATAGGGATGGGTGCCATCGTAATGGATGAGTGCCTGGTAGAAGAAAACTCCATTGTGGGAGCCGGTTCGGTAGTCACCCAGGGTACCCATATTAAATCCGGAGAAGTCTGGGGCGGCGTTCCGGCCAGGAAAATCAAAGATATCTCTGCAGCATTGCTGGAAGGGGAAGTGAACAGGATTGCTGATAATTATGTGAAGTATTCTTCGTGGTATAAGGAGTGA